The following are encoded together in the Choloepus didactylus isolate mChoDid1 chromosome 7, mChoDid1.pri, whole genome shotgun sequence genome:
- the EPM2A gene encoding laforin isoform X2 → MKHELGITAVMNFQTEWDVVQNSSGCNRYPEPMSPDTMTRLYREEGLAYVWMPTPDMSTEGRVQMLPQAVCLLHALLENGHTVYVHCNAGVGRSTAAVGGWLRYVLGWSLRKVQYFLMSKRPVVYIDEDALARAEGDFFQKFGKVRSSICSP, encoded by the exons ATGAAGCACGAGCTGGGCATCACGGCCGTGATGAATTTCCAGACTGAATGGGATGTGGTCCAGAACTCCTCCGGCTGCAACCGCTACCCAGAGCCCATGAGTCCGGACACCATGACCCGGCTCTACAGGGAGGAAGGCCTGGCCTACGTGTGGATGCCCACGCCGGACATGAGCACTGAAG GCCGGGTGCAGATGCTGCCCCAGGCGGTGTGCCTGCTGCACGCGCTGCTGGAGAACGGGCACACCGTGTACGTGCACTGCAACGCCGGCGTGGGCAGGTCCACGGCGGCCGTCGGCGGCTGGCTGCGGTACGTGCTGGGCTGGAGCCTGCGGAAGGTGCAGTACTTCCTCATGTCCAAGAGGCCGGTCGTGTACATCGACGAGGACGCGTTGGCCCGGGCAGAAGGggatttctttcagaaatttggGAAGGTCCGCTCCTCCATTTGCAGCCCATAG